One window of the Dendropsophus ebraccatus isolate aDenEbr1 chromosome 12, aDenEbr1.pat, whole genome shotgun sequence genome contains the following:
- the LOC138768607 gene encoding olfactory receptor 5V1-like: MVGGGISCKYLVHNWVALINQTCFCDFILLGFSGGQVLMSCLILIIYSMILVGNMTILSVIRIDNHLQTPMYFFLTYLSILDICYSTVTLPAMLVNAITGNRRISFSRCFTQLYFFVSLGGSECLLLAAMAYDRYVAICNPFHYSIIMNKRFCSYLVGGSWFSSFLNSVLHTLMTSKLTFCGSRRVNNFFCDVPPMLHAACTDTHTSQLLLYIVSVFLGMTTFIFVIVSYVRIISTILRIRSAVGRRKAFSTCSSHLIVVTVFYVTANFNYIGPAPGDSFDIVRMSTVLYSFLTPLFNPVIYCLRNQEVRRALAKAFTGKYPNLK, encoded by the exons ATGGTTGGTGGCGGCATCAGCTGCAAG TATCTTGTTCATAACTGGGTGGCACTGATAAACCAGACTTGCTTTTGTGATTTTATCCTGTTAGGATTTTCTGGTGGACAGGTTCTGATGTCATGTCTTATACTCATCATCTACTCAATGATCCTTGTGGGTAATATGACAATACTAAGTGTTATTAGGATCGACAACCATCTCCAGACACCTATGTACTTTTTCTTGACTTATTTATCTATATTAGACATCTGTTACTCTACGGTCACCCTCCCGGCTATGCTGGTGAATGCCATCACTGGAAATAGGAGGATATCCTTCAGTAGGTGCTTCACCCAACTCTACTTCTTTGTCTCTCTAGGAGGATCTGAATGTCTTCTTCTGGCCGCCATGGCTTATGACCGATACGTGGCCATATGTAACCCTTTTCATTACTCCATCATTATGAATAAGAGGTTCTGCTCATACTTGGTAGGAGGATCCTGGTTTAGCAGTTTCTTGAACTCGGTCCTTCATACCTTGATGACCTCTAAATTGACCTTTTGTGGATCTCGACGTGTCAATAATTTCTTCTGTGATGTCCCGCCTATGTTACATGCGGCCTGCACCGACACTCACACTAGTCAGTTGCTGCTCTACATAGTCAGTGTTTTTTTGGGAATGACGACATTCATATTCGTCATTGTTTCCTATGTACGTATCATCTCCACTATCTTAAGGATACGTTCAGCAGTCGGAAGACGGAAGGCCTTCTCCACCTGCTCGTCCCACCTGATTGTTGTCACAGTGTTCTATGTGACCGCTAACTTCAACTATATCGGTCCGGCACCCGGAGATTCATTCGACATTGTGAGAATGTCCACCGTGCTGTACAGTTTTTTAACCCCCTTGTTTAACCCTGTTATTTACTGCCTGAGAAACCAAGAGGTCAGGAGGGCGCTGGCAAAGGCTTTCACTGGCAAATATCCCaatttgaaataa